The DNA window ATATGACAGTGTGAATTGGGACAGTGGAATTTCATTAGCAAAAGATATGGAATATACTATGTTCCCTTTGTTTGTGAAAGAGCAACTTGATTATTGGCCTGAGAAAAATCTTAGGAGAAGAGTATGGGTATGTTTATACTCAATGATTTATTAAATTTCCATGTTATATAACtaacttattttaaaatatgCACATGTGAAAATatatctaatttttttctttattttttgtgtTAATTAGATGAGTGTTGGTGAAGCTAGAGAAGTTTGTCAACATTGGTGGATGAAGGAAGCATTAGATATATTGGTTCAAAGACTCATTTCTTCaaagcaacaacaaaaaaagatgTAGCATTGATGattgtttattttttgaaaaataatatgaaatttaCAATTTCAATCTGAAATCAAGAATAagtcaatattttatttttttagttgaaGATTATAGAAAGGaggtagagaaacaaaattgtagagaaaaaGTTCGCATTCTTTTATtcacaataaaaaatttaaataataaaaaaatatcgaTTTTATGAAGATTGTAATTGAACACTTTGActtgaataaaacaaaataatttatgaGATAAAGTTTGGGTTTAGTGTTAAGTGGAGGAGTTGGATTAGAGCTTGTGTGTTATTTGGTAATCTTGTGGTCTTAGTTAATGGTTGCCCGACCCAATAGATTAGTATTCAGAGGGGTTTGAAACAAGATGACCCCCTTGCCTCTTTGAGCTCTATCCTGGGTGGGAGATTCGGCCGCCTTAGATCGACCTCGTCTTAGCGGAGAGGAGTTTCCCTTCTAGTCTCTAGAGTTGATGATTCTACAGACCGGTTCTTGGATGGTCTCTCTTTGAAGTTGGTTCTAGTCTTCTTACTTCCTTCTAGGAGGATATCTAGGTAGGGGACTTCACCCTTCTCCATAAGTTCCCTAACCTTTTTCTTATTTCTGATCAAATCTCTAATTCTGTTGGGGAGGTCGATAGATGGGAAATGGATAGTTAGATATGAAATCTAAAGTGGAGGCgacattttctttttaattatgaGTTGAATTATTTTTGCGATCTCCAGTCTTTAATTAGAGGTTTCACCCCATCAGTTGAGAGTAATTAGTGTAGGTGGTGTGACTCGAGTGACGGTGTTCATTCTATGTGTTCTTCCCACTCCTATCTTTTGGCCGAAATTTCCCCCCAGGTCGTCATCCCTCTCTTGTTGAGTTAGTTCTTTCGGAAATTTGTAGTTGGGTCCCCTCTAAAGTTATAGTTTTCTCTtggaaacttcttcaaaatcataTCCCAACTAGAGAAAACTTACTTAAGAGGGGAGTCCCCTTGACCTCTTTGACTCTCTCTTGTCCTTTCTGCTTGCTGCACCTTGAGTTCTCCTCCTATCTCTTTGTGATCAGTGAGGTTGTATCCTTTGTTTGGTATAGGATCTTTAGGTGGTTAGGGTGGGTTTGTTGTTTTGTATAGTGATACTTTAGCCCCTTTTCAGATATTTCTCCCTTCACCTAGGAATGCTAGATCTAAGGGGGGATGGGGATGATTTGACATGCCGTTGTTTGGTCAATTTGGAAAAGTCGTAATGATTTAGTTTTTTGTGGGTTTTCAGTGACACCAAAAGATGTGGAAGACATGAGCATCTTTTTGGCTTGGAAATGGTATCTTGGTAGGTCCTTCAATAATTCTTGTGGTTACGCGGCCTGGCGAGAAAACCCTATCCTGTTTCTAAGCCAATATAGGAATGCGTATCTTCGACCCCCATCAGGTGTGTTCTTGTTTTTGTCTTTTGAGGTTTTGTTGCTCCTTTATGGTGTTCTCAGAGGGGAAATCTCTAGCTTCACCTGATGCTGGTTTTTTCTTATTGTTTTCGTGGTTGTTTTTGTTGGTTGTTTTTTCTTCTTGGTGGCTGGTCTTGTTGTATTTGATAAttggtttttgttttctttttaactTTGATCCTGAGATTGTTACTTCTTGGCCTTTCCCTAGGTTTTTTGTCCAGTGTCGTAAAAATATTGAAGCTAGAAAACTAAGCTTTTAAAAACATGGTTTTCTGTCGTGATTTGACTAACATGATGCTTTTCAAAACATATATTAAACCTTGTGGTGTTTGTTAACAACATGGAAATATGTAATAAGTAACTAAATTTTTTATGTCTAAGCATCAAGTAGTATCATTATATTTCAAGTATTAAGTTTCCTTATCTGTATCTTCTACTTACCATTCTTTTTTTGCTTCTTCAAATCACTCCATTCCTAGTTATTTTCCTCTTCCCCACCTTTAGAGTAGCTGGAATCCCTCTAAGGTAATTGTGTTCTTTAGGCAGCTTCTCCTGTATATGTTCCATTATTGAGAGAATTTATTCAATAGAAAGGTGATTGTGGATTCAGTCCTACTTCATGTACTTTCTGTGACGGTTCTATCCAATTGGCTTCTCATTTGTCTGTCACGTATGACTTAgctaatttcttttccttctcaacAATAACAAAGTAGTTTATGAACTACTCATCAGATAAACCATCAGTAGAACAACGATAAGAAGTTGATCTTTTCCAAGCTTATTACTTCAGATCAGAAGTAcatcatttgaagataagatcaagaaactTCCTCAAGAAGATTCTAGTACAACATTATGCTTGAACAAATTCACTATTACCAAGACGTTCATACTATTTAAAAGTTGTCTTCCATGTTAAAGCTGCAGGCTACAGGAAAAGGAAGTAACATGTTGTACTATCCAACATCTACATTTGACACTATCCGTTGGAAAGTAACTATTATATTTTAGAAAGGACTATATCCTCACAACGTCTCTTTCTATAAAGACTATAAAAGAAGATCAAGACTTCATAAGAAAAGATGCTGGTTGCTGCTACAATAGCCAAAGTCGAAGCTCAAGTATTCAAAGCAAGCACAAGATAATATAAGAAGCTGAAGCCAAgccaaataaaaagagaaaaaggaaatATGAAAAGAGGATAAatcatgaagaaaaagaaaagaaagaagagaaagaagattaCTACAACATGCTACTCAAACACTTATCAAATACATCTTTGTAGAATAATGTAAAAGCAAGAAGATGTTCATATCTTGCGTAACACTTTTGTGTTATCTTTGTACTTAAACATTTGTGTAATCAGTTTAATAGAAACAATCTTGTAAACACAAACATTAAGCAACTATTAGTTGTTTATTCCTTGAGTGACTAGTCTTAGCCTGTATACTCAAAAAGACTTTGACAGTTTGTCATCATGGAGAAATCTCCTTTAGGAAACCAGTTGGGTGAAATTTTTTTAAGGAGTCATTGATCGTTATATATCTTAGGGGACCAAttgggtcagaattcttaagaGATCACTAACAATTTGATCAATGCTTTGGTTGTTAGTCACCGGCGCGCAGTTGGCCtgtgcaattgtaatcattttgatgattagtggattaagtccctTTCTAAGGAAAAATCACATTGACGGGTGGACAGGACTAACCTTTTCTAAGGGGAACCTGGATAACTGAATGTGTCATTTTTATCTTAATTGCACTCTAAATTGTTTATCATTTTGAATGCATAGTATGTTaaagagaaaagttttgaaaacccaattcaaattcctctttcttgtgtttttctcaatcttcaattggtatcagagctcgaATTTGTTATTGATTTTTTAATTGAACACTTAATCATACAGAGAGATccagtttgagaattttttttggCTGTTATAAACTCAAAAGACAGAAATGATTCCTGTTCTAAATCATTAGATCTTCACTAGAAAAAGAATTCAAGTCAAGAACTAGAACTTGAAATATGAAGATAATGCTTGTCATGCAAAAGGAGTTTTCAGGAAGCAAGGAATCTTGTTTGCAGAAAGTTAATTCTTTATGAGTATGAGATGTTTTCAATAAACAGACTCTGTCTACCGTTGACTTTCTCAATATTTCACAATAGGAACTCTTTCGTGTAAAGAAGAATAAATACTCATTTCCTAAGGTCATGCATGAATGGTTTGGAGTCAATCAAAAGAAAAGATCTTAGTTCAGAACGCTCAAACAGTGAAATATTTACTGTGTGAATAGATCTTTAAGTAGTCAAAGATATATACACTATTCAACTAGATTCAGAAGTCAGAATCCGAGAAGATGTCATCCAAAAAAAGGAATGCATAATTAGAACTAGAATCAACATACAAGATTTTCTGATCCCTTCTCTCAAGCTCATTGGAATTTTACAATATGTTGTATGCTGGAATTCTTTGGGAAAATTCTCAACGCCTCTTAAGACAAGATGATGTATTTTGGACTTCCATGGGAAGATCCTTGTCGCCTCTTAAGACAATATGATGTATTTTGGACTTTCTTGGGAAGATCTTTGTCGTCTCTTAAGGTAATATGTTGTATGTTTGACTTCCTTGGAAAGATCCTTGTCGTCTCTTAAGGAAATATGATGTTTAATGGTCTTCCTTGGGAAGATACTTATCGCCTCTTAAGAAAATATGATGTATGCTTGACTTCTTTGGGAAGATTCGTATCGCTTCTTAAGGAAATATGTTTAACATTCACATATATAGTCAAATCTTAAGGTTGTCGTATTGGTTAACCAACTAAGAAACTGTCTATTATATATTACGATTGATTTTACGCTGTTGTTTAaacataagcaacaaacacacAACGATGGATGATAATATTAATCGACGGCTAAGAATATACATAATTAATCAAGAAAATGCATGAGGATATGATAATGAAATCTAACCCCAACAATCTCAATTCTATTTGTTAAactcttatttttatttgttgttaCTTTTAATTTAGTTACCAAACCAATCTAACTTTTCAAACGTTTGTACTTATTATAGAAATTATTGAACGATTTTCGATATTCATAACAATCCTTGTGGAGACGATACAAATAATACTTACTTTTGTTGCTGCAATAATGATCTCACGATTTGCAAAGCAAGTAGGAAGAATGAAACAAGCATTCATACTCTTCTTCAAGAGTATCGAAAAAACTCAggaaaaccctaaaaaataaggttttgttgattttgcatTTGACTCTTGGCCAATAATCATACACCATGTCGTCTAGATTATGAGGAGCAGCATTGACACACGTACTGTTGTTATAATCTTGAGCATTATAACATGTGTTGATTGTGAATGTCTGGGGAATGGAGTTCCATCACTATCTAGTTGATGCAATTATGAAAATAGAGTACTAGTATGAGCCAAGAGGGGGCATGCATATATCATCAATACTGCATATGTGGACACAACGTGTGTTCTTTCTCAGTCATGATAGGAATGCGACAATAACGCGTTTGGTGTGTATTAACttttctctatatatatatatcttctcTATTGGCCACTCTTTATATCCACCTTTCATTCCTAatcatattctaaatatataTATCTTCACTTCATCTTCTTATATATCTCAATCCTCACTACTAAAAACCtacttcatcatttttttttctatattcttaactttttgaaagatgatttgtttGGTATCTCGAACCGGAAGAGAGTTGCAGAGATATAACAACATGGGTGGCCGACAAGTTGTAGGGTGAGTATATATTCTGTAATATATTATAGTCACTTCATTTTATCACGTTTCAATAAAAGTTGGTAGGTCAAATATATGTACAATATTCATTCAAAATAAGTATATTTATTgactaattattataataatatttttgcaGATGCATACCTTATAGATATAAACAAGACATAGATGGTAATAGAAGCAACGAAATGGAAGTACTAATGGTTAGTTCACAGAAAACTCAAAGACTAATGTTTCCTAAGGGTGGATGGGAACTTGATGAATCTCTACAAGAAGCAGCTTCTAGGGAATCCATTGAAGAAGCAGGAGTCATAGGATTAGTTGAGGTATATTAATTGATTGAATATATTCTTGTTagttaattaagaaaatatttggttaattaatttataataaaactgaaattaataaaattttcattttatatgACAGTGTGAATTGGGACAGTGGAATTTCATTAGCAAAAGATATGGAATATACTATGAAGGCTATATGTTCCCTTTGTTTGTCAAGGAGCAACTTGATCATTGGCCTGAGAAAAATCTTAGGACACGAGTATGGGTATGTTTATtctcaattatttgattttgcattttatataaaaaaatatttttaaaatatgtatttttgaaaaaaaattctaataggTTTTTTTTGTGTTAATTAGATGAGTGTTGATGAAGCTAGAGAAGTTTGTCAACATTGGTGGATGAAGGAAGCATTAGATATATTGCTTCAAAGGCTCATTTCTtcaaagcaacaacaacaaaggaaGCATTAGACATAagtgaatttctttctcttggaGTAATTTGAGATTAATGGCATAAGGCAAAAGGAAgaattgaatttcttgtacaTTAATTTAGTGCTTTTAATAATCACTTCTTAACCAATCTGATACTCACATAACATAACCTAAATTATgtaactaatatttaattgaacaGAGGAATACGATGAAGGCAAAACCATGCGTTTTAAAAGCAAAAGCATgcgtttttaatatttttttaaattaaacagtttaattaatcaaatatcattaaatattttttagattaaacaatttaatttatcaaatatctttaaatatttttttttttttttgtaaaatgattaaaaatcacATATAAATGAAAATCTTTCTTGGACCAAAACCCTAAATCACTATGATCATCACATATtgtttatttttgagaaaaatgaCGATTGACAAGGAGAAAGCTGAAATAATATGTCTATTCAAGATTATTTGCTTCAAATTTGCACGATTGTTGATGCTCTTGCTTCAATTGGGGATCATATTCCCGTTTCACACCACATTGATGTTATTTTTGAAGACTTACCTGCTGAGTATGCTCCAGTTGTTTCTGTTGTTGAGAGCAAGTTTGGTATCATGGATCTTGATGAAGTGGAGATACTTCTTGTTGCTCATGAATTACGCCTCAACAAGTTCAAGAAAACTCTTGTGCGTGAAGTTGTGTCTCTCAACCTTACAAGCCcacatatttaaatattatttttgtttgtaaaatgattaaaaatcacATATATAAGATAAGAATATACTTTACTTTAGAAGTTACGACATTACCCtcaattttggaggcaaaattgTGAGGtgacttaacaactttaataTATAAGATAAGAGTATGCTTTACTTTAGAAATATGACCATTAATTAAATAAGTGAATTGACCAATCTATAAAAGATATAAACATTTCAAAATCTATACGTCAGTCAAGTCAATAAGATATGTACAAAATTGTGTAGCACTAAAGACGAAATCTTGTGTAATAATAGTTTGCGCCTATTACATatttaaaaaagaatttttttaatatatatatatatatacacacacttatACTTGTCCGGACACCCGTGCTACGCACGGGTTTATTtgagtaaataataataatatcatataaGCATTAGAAACATAAAAATGATgaattaatactaataatttaAGAAGTTATTATAGAGAAACTAATTTTAGtataaaatattaattgtttttattaaaaaatatcaacaaaatatattcttaatataattttaaaatttaaaagtataatataataaattctgTAAAGTTTTTAATTGGATATCTTGAAAAtgtaagtttttttaaataaataaaattagtcataaaaatttgaaaaataaggaAATCACTGCTCAGGTCCAAAATTGAAAAATTAGTACTTCAGTAGAGACTCTAGAAACCTTACATTAACTATATTGTCAGGACATGCATTCAATTGTCGCTCATAGGGTGTAATATTAAAATTCACTTTTCCACTGAAAGTCTCCTGTTAATATCAGTTATTGTAATATCTTGTTTATTACCACCTATTTTTTCCTCTGCGGTCACGTTTAATATACCATCACCATCTATAAGAAAGAAGAGGGGGAAGTTTGGTTTTAAAGGAACATCATTaggatcttttttttcttttttgcactTAGAGTTAAGTATATTAGTAATACTGCACTTTGAGCATCAGTATCGGTGTTTTTTCACAGTTTCTACACTGGTCCCATAGTTTCAATGTCAGGGTTTTACagataatttaaacttaaagcaCGTTATCAAATTTGCAACCGTTCTTTACTGCAACAACGATTCTTTTCAATAGAAttggattaaaaatataaacatagCTAATTTGTGAGAAAAAGTAAGTTTAATGGAACTCATTTTAAAGTTTTTGATAGATTATATGGATATGGATATTTTGAAAATGCAGATGAGTTGTTTAAATAATTGTAAAgtgtaaaataatataaaaaattgaatgaGACCCATTTAAGGAATCCAAATAGATTTGATGGATAATgatgctcttaggatctttttttAATTCTTAGAGTGTTGATACAATACTTTTTATATCAGTCTCCCAATCTCTCAAACGATACATCTTTTCTTCTCAGAAAGCTTATCCTTCATCCTCTCTAGTTCTTCCCTCACTATCCAGAAAAACCTCCTCCTCCGTTCTTCTGTCTCTCTCCGGTCGGAATCTCCACCCCTCCTCTCTCTTCATCATGGATGCTCTTATGGTATGTTACATTTTTATATCTTCAACTTTTCAATCAATTTACTTTATGTTAAACTGGTTCTCTACTTATTACTACTTATTACTGTTTCATTATTTTTCTAGATGGATGCCTTTATGGTGGGAATCATCTTGGGGGCATGTCTCAGTTTATGTCACATGCTAAAGGCCTGCAGGAAGATCCTTCCACCCTCACCGGCCACCACTGCATTATTCGAGCAGCAACCTCCGTTCTCGGTGGACATACAGCTGCCGCCTCCACCACCTCCACCGAACACCACTTTATTAGCATTATTCAAGCAGCAGCCTCCATTCTCAGTGGAGATACAGCTGCCGCCTCCACCACCTCCACCTCTATCTTCATCACCTGATAACGACTTGGTGGAAGAGCTGCCATCACCACCCTTGTCGGGCATTCAAAAGTATAAAGTGTTCTCTTGTAGATGGTTAGATCCTCCTCCTTATATTATGTGAATCTTTTAAATCTTACGAAATGTCTTGATTTCTGTTTGGTTCTTTCAGAACAtgttcaaaaatgaaattttattaagTTGAATTACTAGGCTCTATCTTTATATGAGCCTTCCAAATATGTGTGCAACTAATATGTAACTTCAATTGGATCTATATGGCCCTATGCCGCCAGTGCAAGAACGCTCTGTCCAGTTGGCAACATGTTTTCAATAGAAACATGGCCTTGATTTTAATGAAGTCTCTACACCACTTGCAAAACTTGAAATAATAAGAATAAATGTTGCAGTAGCAGTTTATAGAGGTTAGTGTATTCATCAACTagatgtaaaatatttttttccctAAATAGATATTTAGAAGAAAAAATTATGTCAAGAACACGCATGGTTTTGAGCTAAAAGGTCAAGAAGAAAATATGTTATAATTTTAAAAGGCTTTATATGGTTTGAAGCAAATCCTTAGAGCCCAGAATAAAATAATTGACACATTTTACATCAAGCTAGGTTTCATAAAATATACATTGGAACTTGGATTTTAGGTAAGAAAAACAAGTAACAATGAGTTGTTGATATTATGCCTATATGTTGATGATCTTCCAATCACTAGAGAAAATGAAAGTGAGCTAGAAGCTTTCAAGGTAGATATAATGCATGAGTTTTTGACGCCTCGTCTTGAAAACATATCATATTTCCTTGGCATGTAGTTTACTAAAACAAGTAGAGCATGGAATGCATTTGAATCAAATATGCAAAGAGATAAGATCAAGACGCTAGAGGAAAAAACTCTGCACCATAGTACACCCACTACAGCGTCATGCTTCTCTACCTGCTGCAAAGGACAAATGCAAGACACCGCCGCCTGAATGTCTGGCCACTAACATGCCACAATACACTTTGTCTCCCACTTGTTGATTGTACATGCCTCTGTATTGATTCCTTTAGGCCAAATTTACAAATATCCAAATGCCCATGATCCAAGACAACACAAAAATCCTAGTTGGGAGTGACTATAAAATAGCTTCTTAGAGGAAATACAGAGAAGTTCAACATTTTTAGAGAAAGAAAGACTTGGTGAAAATTAGTGTAAAGAGTGAGCTGAATATAGTggagatcttcttcttctcatcATCTCTAGTGCATGCTACTAGTATCTGGCGTGACTGAGGCCGTCTCTTGGTGATTAAAGATTG is part of the Vicia villosa cultivar HV-30 ecotype Madison, WI linkage group LG2, Vvil1.0, whole genome shotgun sequence genome and encodes:
- the LOC131650544 gene encoding nudix hydrolase 18, mitochondrial-like; this encodes MICLVSRTGRELQRYNNMGGRQVVGCIPYRYKQDIDGNRSNEMEVLMVSSQKTQRLMFPKGGWELDESLQEAASRESIEEAGVIGLVECELGQWNFISKRYGIYYEGYMFPLFVKEQLDHWPEKNLRTRVWMSVDEAREVCQHWWMKEALDILLQRLISSKQQQQRKH